A window of Desulfuromonas soudanensis genomic DNA:
CCTCCTCCCCCTCCTCAACGGCGGTACGGACCGGACCCTCTTCGGCGCCGCAGACCCGGTTGCGCCCCTTCATCTTGGCCCGGTAAAGGGCAGCGTCCGCCCGGCGCAGAGCCGGTTCGATGTCGTCCTCGCCGGTTCGGGTGACCGCTATCCCGAAACTCCCCGTGACCGAAAGGCTCTGCCCCCTGACCTCGACGGGGCGACCCGCCAGCGTTTCGAGCATCCGCAGACCGACGGCGCGGACCTTCGCCGAAGAGGCGCCGGGGAGGACAGCGAGGAATTCCTCGCCGCCGTAACGACCGATGACGTCATAGCCGCGGACCGCTCCCTTGAGCCTTCGGGCAAGTTCGCAAAGGACAGCGTCGCCGCATTGATGGCCGAAGCTGTCGTTGATCTTTTTGAAATGATCGATATCGATCATGATGAAGCCGATAACGTTCTCGAGGCTCCGCAGGCGGCTGCGGCGAATCCTGCGCAGCTCGCGGTCTGCCCGGTCGAGAATCTCCCGGCGATTAAAGATCCCGGTGAGGGGATCGGTGGTGGCCAGTCTTTGCAGCTGGTCCTGGACCGTCTTGAGCTGGAGCGTCGCCTTGCGGACGACGAGGAAGGAACAAAAAAAGACCGCCATCAGAGTGAGTCCGAGAAGGATCACCGTGCGGGTCACGACCTCACGGATCTCCTGGCGGTAGCCGGTAACGTCGACGTAGATTTCAATGGCACCGACCACCCGCTCGAGGCCGACCCGGATCGGCACGTAGGTTTCGACCACGTCGACGTCGATGATCTGTTCCTCGGCCAGGTCGAGGACCCGGTCCTTGGTCACGAACTGCGAATCGTTCTGCCCGGAGAGGGCCCGGTTCAGGCGGGGGTTCCCCTCGTCCTTAATACCGATGATGCTTGCGTCGGTGCTGTAAACGATGGTGCTGTCGGCGGCAAATATCTTGATCTTGACGATGGAAAACGGGCGCAGAAAACGGCGCAGTCGCCGATCCAGGTCGGGGATTTCTTCGGAACGCAGAACGACTCCGATGCCGCCGTCTTCCCCTTTCTCCAGCAGAAGCCCCCTCTCCTGGGCCACCAGCACTTCGCTGACGTGGATGGCCAAGGTCTCGGCGTTGGCGATGACCTGCCCGGCGTAAACCCGATAGATCCCGTAGCCGGCAAGGGAGAGGATGGCGACTATGGACACCAGGGCGATGGCGACGAGCTGCCGCAGCAAAATCTCCGGATTGTTGCGGCTCGGGGTCTCCCCTGATCGAAATGTCACAGTTTTACCTCTCATCCTTCTTTGCCCTCCCTCTCAGGACAGGTAAAGCTTTCAGACGTCAAAGGCGGCGGATTTTCCAGCAATTGTGGATCCGCGGACTGCGCTCGAAATCCTTCGGGATCGTCCGGCGGCTGATGTCCTCGATCTCCAGCCCGGGAAGACTCTCCCTGTCCATCTTGAAGCGCCGGTTGTTGTTGGAGAAGATCAGCACCCCCTCCGGTTCGAGAAGGGCGACGGTGCTCTGCAGCAGCGCCACATGGTCGCGCTGGACATCGAAGCTATCCTCCACCGATTTGGAATTGGAGAAGGTCGGCGGATCGAGAAAGATGAGGCCGAAGCGGCGCCGGCTTGTGGCGAGCCACTCGAGGCAGTCGGCCTGGACGAATTCGTGGCGACGGTCGGCAAAACCGTTCAGCGCCATATTTTTTTTCGCCCAGCCGAGATAGGTGCGGGACATGTCGACAGTCACCGTCGAGAGCGCCCCCCCCATGGCGGCATGTACGGTGGCGGTGCCGGTATAGGCGAAAAGGTTGAGAAAGCGCTTCCCTTCGGCGAGTTCCCCGATCATGGCCCGGGTCAGGCGGTGGTCGAGGAAGAGCCCGGTGTCGAGATAGTCGGTGAAATTGACGAGAAACCGGCAGGCCCCTTCGCCAACCTCGTGGAATTCCCCCGTCTGGTCGAGCTTGCGGTACTGCTCGTTCCCCTTCTGGCGGCGGCGCACCTTGAGAAAGACCCTTTCCTGCGCCACCCCGAGAGCGACGGGGATGACCGCCATCGCTTCCTGCAGACGGGTCGCGGCCAGCTTCGGATCGATGGTTTTGGGGGCCTCGTACTCCTGGACATGCACCCAGTCCTGGTAGACGTCCACGGCGACGGCATACTCGGGGAGATCGGCATCGTAAAGACGATAGCAGGAAATCCCCTCGCGGCTGGCCCAGCGGCCGAGATTCTTCAGGTTCTTGGCCAGCCGGTTGGCGAGCATCTGCGGCCCCTCGCCCCAGCGGGGCGATTCGCCGGGAACGGCGATCACCGGCTCGCGGTAGAACCACTGGGGGTCGATGTCGAAATGGAGGAGCTGGCAGGACAGAGCGCCGTTGAACAGGGAATGGATGCGCCGGCTGCGCATGGCCAGAGCCTTGCCGAGTTCGGGATTGCCGGTAAAGACCGCCGCCTTCCAGCCGGAAAAGTGTTGACGGAGCCGCTCGCCAAGGGTGGCGTAGAGGGGCTTGAGCCCCTGCAGTTCACCGAGGCGCTCGCCGTAGGGGGGGTTGACCACCAGCAGGCCGGGAACCCCGTCCTGCCCGGGAGGAGCCTTCAGGTCGGAGAGCTCCTGCTCTTCGAAGGAGATCCGCTCGGCGAGCCCGGCCCGGGCGGCGTTGGCCCGGGCGGCGCGGATCGCCCTCGGATCGGCATCGTAGCCGGCGATCGGCGGGAGGGCGGCGAGCCCCTGGTCGCGACGAAGGCTAGCCTCTTCGAGGAGGCGCTCCCAGAGGGAGGCATCGTGCCCCAGCCAGGCGAGAAAACCGAAATGCTCCCGGGTCAGACCGGGGGCGATATCGGCGGCGATCAGGGCCGCCTCGATGGGGAGCGTCCCCGAGCCGCACATGGGGTCGACCAGCCCCCCGCCGGCGGCGGCGATCCCGGGCCAGTTGCAGCGCAAGAGGATGGCCGCTGCCAGGTTCTCCTTCAGGGGGGCAGCCATCCCCTCCTCGCGGTAGCCGCGGCGGTGCAGGCTCTCCCCGGAAAGATCGATGGAGAGGACCCCCTCGGTGCGCTCGAGATGGAGATTGATGCGCAGGTCGGGGCGCTCCCGGGCCACGGAGGGGCGCACTCCGCAGGCGTCGCGGAACTGGTCGACGACGGCGTCCTTGACCTTGAGAGAGGCGTAATGGCTGTGCGTCAGGGGGGAGTGGCGCAGCGAACAGTCGACGGTCAGGGTGCCGTCGGATTCGAGATGGTCTCCCCAGGAAATGGACGCCGCACCGCTGTAAACCTCCTCCGGCGTCAAGGCGGGAAAACGCGCCAGCGGCAGGAGGATGCGGCTGGCCAGGCGCGACCAGAGGCAGGCCCGATAGCCGGTCTCGAGGGGGCCGCGAAAGCTCACGCCGGAGCCGGTCTCGGCGATCACCTCGGCGCCGAGGGCGCGCAGTTCGGCGGCGAGGAGGGATTCGACGCCGCGGGGGGCGGTGGCAAAAAATTCAAGGGTGTCAGTCAAGGGGCTTCCGTTTCGCTGGGAGGTGCAGAAAGAGGAAGCCGACGGCAGGACCGTCGGCTTCCAAACGTTTTCAAAATGTACAAAAAGAAGACTAGCGCAGGAGTCGAACGAGAACGCGCCGGTTTTTCTGGCGTCCCTCGGGGGTGCTGTTGTCGGCTTGCGGCAGACTTTCACCGAAGCCTCTGGCCTCAACCCGCTCGGCGGAAACCCCGTACCGTTCGATAAGGGTGCGCCGGACCTTTTCGGCGCGAATCAGGGAAAGCTGGAGGTTGAAGGCCGCGGGGCCGACACTGTCCGTATGCCCCTCGACCACCAGCCGCGCCTCCGGGTGACTGACAAGGTAGTCGGCCAGACTCTGCAGCCGGGCTGCATCCCTGGCCGAGAAGTCCGCCTCACCCCGGAGATATTCGATCTCGACCTCGGCCACGCCCTTATCTGCCGCATCGGTCCCGCCGAGGGCGGCACTTTCGCAGCCCCGGTCGTCCACGCGCTCCCGAGGGGGGTGTCGGGGCAGCGATCGAGGAGGTCGTAGACGCCGTCTCCATCGCTGTCCGGAGGGCAGCCGCTCGGGTCGACGGCCGTACCCTTCGGTGTCCCGGGGCATTCGTCGTGGTTATCGGCGACACTGTCGCCGTCGCTGTCCACAAATTTGATCGTCTTCGGACAGCCGGCTTCGTCCACCGGGGTCCCCTGGGGAGTCGCCGGGCAGAAATCGGTCTCATCGGCGATACCGTCGCCGTCGCTGTCGAGGACGCCGAGCATTTTCGGACAGCCGCTGCCATCGACGAGAATCCCGGGAGGGGTGTCGGCGCAGCGGTCGAGGGCGTCGGCGACGCCGTCGGAGTCGCTGTCGGCAGGGCAGCCGTCGGGGCCGACCGGCGTTCCGGAGAGGGTGGCGGCACAGCGGTCCAGAGAGTCGATCACCCCGTCGTCGTCGGAGTCGCTCGGTGCCGCGGCCATTTCCCCGCCGCCGAACTGAAGGGAGAGCCCGCCGCCGTAGACGAGGTTGTTGAAGGCCCCGTGGATCTTCAGATCACGGTCGATATCGACATCGAGGACATGGCGCGCCTCGAGGCGCAGGGCAATAAAATTGTTAAGAAAGAGCTTGAGGCCGAGGCCGGTGGTCACGACCCCCCCCACATTGGTTCCGGGGAGGTTCGAGACCTCCCGCGCC
This region includes:
- a CDS encoding GGDEF domain-containing protein; protein product: MRGKTVTFRSGETPSRNNPEILLRQLVAIALVSIVAILSLAGYGIYRVYAGQVIANAETLAIHVSEVLVAQERGLLLEKGEDGGIGVVLRSEEIPDLDRRLRRFLRPFSIVKIKIFAADSTIVYSTDASIIGIKDEGNPRLNRALSGQNDSQFVTKDRVLDLAEEQIIDVDVVETYVPIRVGLERVVGAIEIYVDVTGYRQEIREVVTRTVILLGLTLMAVFFCSFLVVRKATLQLKTVQDQLQRLATTDPLTGIFNRREILDRADRELRRIRRSRLRSLENVIGFIMIDIDHFKKINDSFGHQCGDAVLCELARRLKGAVRGYDVIGRYGGEEFLAVLPGASSAKVRAVGLRMLETLAGRPVEVRGQSLSVTGSFGIAVTRTGEDDIEPALRRADAALYRAKMKGRNRVCGAEEGPVRTAVEEGEEETGPEDTL
- the rlmKL gene encoding bifunctional 23S rRNA (guanine(2069)-N(7))-methyltransferase RlmK/23S rRNA (guanine(2445)-N(2))-methyltransferase RlmL, yielding MTDTLEFFATAPRGVESLLAAELRALGAEVIAETGSGVSFRGPLETGYRACLWSRLASRILLPLARFPALTPEEVYSGAASISWGDHLESDGTLTVDCSLRHSPLTHSHYASLKVKDAVVDQFRDACGVRPSVARERPDLRINLHLERTEGVLSIDLSGESLHRRGYREEGMAAPLKENLAAAILLRCNWPGIAAAGGGLVDPMCGSGTLPIEAALIAADIAPGLTREHFGFLAWLGHDASLWERLLEEASLRRDQGLAALPPIAGYDADPRAIRAARANAARAGLAERISFEEQELSDLKAPPGQDGVPGLLVVNPPYGERLGELQGLKPLYATLGERLRQHFSGWKAAVFTGNPELGKALAMRSRRIHSLFNGALSCQLLHFDIDPQWFYREPVIAVPGESPRWGEGPQMLANRLAKNLKNLGRWASREGISCYRLYDADLPEYAVAVDVYQDWVHVQEYEAPKTIDPKLAATRLQEAMAVIPVALGVAQERVFLKVRRRQKGNEQYRKLDQTGEFHEVGEGACRFLVNFTDYLDTGLFLDHRLTRAMIGELAEGKRFLNLFAYTGTATVHAAMGGALSTVTVDMSRTYLGWAKKNMALNGFADRRHEFVQADCLEWLATSRRRFGLIFLDPPTFSNSKSVEDSFDVQRDHVALLQSTVALLEPEGVLIFSNNNRRFKMDRESLPGLEIEDISRRTIPKDFERSPRIHNCWKIRRL
- a CDS encoding OmpA family protein, producing the protein MQSLADYLVSHPEARLVVEGHTDSVGPAAFNLQLSLIRAEKVRRTLIERYGVSAERVEARGFGESLPQADNSTPEGRQKNRRVLVRLLR
- a CDS encoding porin family protein; translated protein: MMKNRRFRVALFAFFLLMALCPEGARAQNRDHSLTFSPMAGGYRFEGNQGIDTGRFYSLGLGYNLNKHWGIEGVAEMVDTEFEKTDTELRLYGARLDALYHFHPQGPFVPYLIAGLGGAREVSNLPGTNVGGVVTTGLGLKLFLNNFIALRLEARHVLDVDIDRDLKIHGAFNNLVYGGGLSLQFGGGEMAAAPSDSDDDGVIDSLDRCAATLSGTPVGPDGCPADSDSDGVADALDRCADTPPGILVDGSGCPKMLGVLDSDGDGIADETDFCPATPQGTPVDEAGCPKTIKFVDSDGDSVADNHDECPGTPKGTAVDPSGCPPDSDGDGVYDLLDRCPDTPLGSAWTTGAAKVPPSAGPMRQIRAWPRSRSNISGVRRTSRPGMQPGCRVWPTTLSVTRRRGWWSRGIRTVSAPRPSTSSFP